One window of the Lycorma delicatula isolate Av1 chromosome 3, ASM4794821v1, whole genome shotgun sequence genome contains the following:
- the LOC142322143 gene encoding B-cell receptor-associated protein 31: protein MSLQWTLIAGFLYFEIIVVLLLVLPVTSPKRWQKIFRSRFVQTFSSQASWYFAFILFILILFLLDAIREMRKYSSPELSDSHAHLDAEMQVNMRLFRAQRNFYISGFALFLSLVIRRLVSLITTQATLLAQSEAAMAQAKSATTAARDLMAQKGSGEAAQNSTNEAHDKEINDLKEKLRKVEKDLTHEKKDKEAMKSQSESLKTEYDRLLEEHRLLQLKVSKEGDKKED, encoded by the coding sequence ATGAGTTTACAGTGGACATTGATAGCTGGTTTTCTATACTTTGAAATTATTGTTGTTCTTTTGCTGGTTCTGCCAGTTACATCTCCAAAGAGATGGCAAAAAATTTTCAGGTCTAGGTTTGTTCAGACATTTAGCAGTCAAGCTTCATGGTATTTcgcatttattctttttatactaATTCTATTTTTACTCGATGCAATTCGAGAAATGAGGAAATATTCAAGTCCTGAACTTTCAGATTCACATGCACACCTTGATGCTGAAATGCAGGTTAACATGAGATTGTTTCGTGCCCAAAGGAATTTTTACATTTCTGGATTCGCATTGTTTTTAAGTCTTGTTATACGTAGATTAGTTTCACTGATTACCACTCAGGCTACATTGTTGGCCCAAAGTGAAGCCGCAATGGCCCAAGCTAAATCTGCTACTACTGCTGCCAGAGATTTAATGGCCCAAAAGGGCTCTGGCGAAGCTGCCCAAAATAGTACCAATGAAGCCCatgataaagaaattaatgatcTGAAAGAAAAATTGCGTAAGGTTGAAAAAGATTTGACTCATGAAAAGAAAGATAAGGAAGCTATGAAAAGTCAGTCTGAAAGTTTGAAAACAGAGTACGATAGGCTGCTAGAAGAACATAGACTTCTACAATTAAAAGTTTCAAAGGAAGGGGATAAGAAAGAAGATTGA